One genomic window of Cricetulus griseus strain 17A/GY chromosome 3, alternate assembly CriGri-PICRH-1.0, whole genome shotgun sequence includes the following:
- the Nod2 gene encoding nucleotide-binding oligomerization domain-containing protein 2 isoform X1, whose product MLLKSLVPLCLDKLAPKPLGCDMCSQEDFQAQRSQLVALLVSGSLEGFESILDWLLSWDVLSWEDYEGLSLPGQPLSHSARRLLDTVWNKGDWGCQKLLEAVQEAQANSHTLELHGCWDTHSIQPTRDLQSHRPAIVRGLYNHVEAMLELAREQGFLSQYECDEIRLPIFTSSQRARRLLDLATVKANGLAAFLLQHIKELPSPSLPYEAAECQRFASKLRTMVSAQSRFLSTYDGSENLCLEDIYTENILELRTEVGMAGALQKSPAILGLEELFGTHGHLNKDADTVLVVGEAGSGKSTLLQRLLLLWATGQNFQEFLFVFPFSCRQLQCMAKPLSLKTLLFEHCCWPDVGQHDVFQFLLDHPDRVLLTFDGLDEFKFRFTDRERHCSPTDPTSVQTLLFNLLQGNLLKNAHKVLTSRPDAVSALLRKFVRIECHLKGFSEEGIEQYLRKHHREPGVADRLIHLLQATSALHGLCHLPVFSWMVSRCHQELLLQNGGFPTTSTDMYLLILQHFLLHASPPDSYPLSLGPGLLQSRLSTLLHLGHLALQGLALSCYVFSAQQLQEAQVDADDISLGFLVRAQNVVPGSKTPLEFLHITFQCFFAAFYLAVSADTSAASLRHLFSCGRLGSSLVVRLLPTLCIQGSRVRKGSKAALLQKAEPHNLQITAAFLAGLLSKEHWDLLAACQISKKVLLQRQACARSCLAQSLREHFHSIPPAVPGEAKSMHAMPGFIWLIRSLYEMQEEQLAQEAVRRLDIGHLKLTFCRVGPAECAALAFVLRHLQRPVALQLDHNSVGDVGVEQLLPCLGVCTALYLRDNNISDRGVCTLIEYALHCEQLQKLALFNNKLTDGCAYSMAKLLAHRQNFLSLRVGNNHITAAGAQVLAQGLKSNTSLQFLGFWGNSVGDKGTQALAEALAGHQSIKWLSLVGNNIGSEGAQALAMMLEKNKSLEELCLEENHVCDEGVYFLTEGLKRNSSLKILKLSNNGITYGGAEALLQALDRNSTILEVWLRGNTFSLEEIETLSSSDSRLLL is encoded by the exons GTTGTGACATGTGCTCACAGGAAgacttccaggcacagaggagccagctggtggcactgttggtCTCGGGGTCCTTGGAGGGCTTTGAGAGCATCTTGGACTGGCTGCTATCCTGGGATGTGCTGTCCTGGGAGGACTATGAGGGCCTTAGCCTCCCTGGCCAACCTCTCTCCCATTCTGCCAGGCGCCTACTGGACACAGTCTGGAACAAGGGTGATTGGGGCTGTCAGAAGCTCCTTGAAGCTGTCCAGGAGGCCCAGGCCAACAGTCATACTCTGGAACTGCATGGCTGCTGGGACACTCACTCCATTCAACCAACCAGAGACCTGCAGAGTCACCGGCCAGCCATTGTCCGGGGACTCTACAACCATGTAGAAGCCATGCTGGAGCTGGCAAGAGAGCAAGGATTCCTGAGCCAGTATGAATGTGATGAGATCAGGCTGCCAATCTTCACATCATCCCAGAGG GCAAGAAGGCTGCTTGACCTTGCCACAGTGAAGGCAAATGGACTGGCTGCCTTCCTTCTACAGCACATCAAAGAACTGCCTTCACCATCCCTGCCTTATGAAG CTGCTGAGTGTCAGAGGTTCGCATCGAAGCTGAGGACCATGGTGTCAGCCCAGTCTCGCTTCCTCAGTACTTATGATGGGTCAGAGAATCTTTGCCTGGAGGATATATACACGGAGAACATCTTGGAGCTGCGGACAGAAGTGGGCATGGCTGGGGCCCTGCAGAAGAGCCCTGCCATCCTGGGCCTGGAGGAACTCTTTGGTACACATGGCCATCTGAACAAAGATGCAGACACTGTACTGGTGGTGGGGGAAGCAGGCAGTGGCAAGAGCACTCTCCTGCAGCGGTTGCTCTTGTTGTGGGCAACAGGGCAGAACTTTCAGGAGTTTCTCTTCGTTTTCCCGTTCAGCTGCCGGCAGCTGCAATGCATGGCCAAACCCCTGTCTCTAAAGACGCTGCTCTTTGAGCATTGTTGTTGGCCTGATGTTGGTCAGCATGATGTCTTCCAGTTCCTCCTTGACCATCCCGACCGTGTCCTGTTAACCTTTGATGGTTTGGATGAGTTCAAGTTCCGGTTCACAGACCGGGAGCGTCACTGCTCTCCAACTGACCCCACGTCAGTCCAGACTCTGCTTTTTAACCTTCTTCAGGGGAACCTGTTGAAGAATGCTCACAAGGTGCTGACCAGTCGTCCAGATGCTGTGTCAGCTCTTCTCAGGAAGTTCGTCCGGATAGAGTGCCACCTCAAGGGCTtctcagaagaaggcattgaacAGTACCTGAGAAAGCATCACCGGGAACCTGGAGTGGCAGACCGCCTCATCCACCTGCTCCAAGCCACATCGGCCCTGCATGGTTTGTGCCACCTCCCTGTCTTCTCATGGATGGTGTCCAGATGCCACCAGGAACTGTTGTTGCAGAATGGGGGGTTCCCAACGACCAGCACGGACATGTACCTCCTGATCCTACAGCATTTCCTTCTGCATGCCTCCCCTCCAGATTCCTACCCCCTCAGCCTGGGACCTGGTCTCCTTCAAAGCCGGCTCTCCACCCTCCTGCACCTTGGCCACCTGGCTCTCCAGGGACTGGCCCTGAGCTGCTACGTGTTCTCAGCCCAGCAGCTCCAGGAGGCACAAGTTGACGCTGATGATATTTCTCTTGGTTTCCTGGTACGTGCCCAAAATGTGGTGCCTGGGAGCAAGACACCCCTGGAATTTCTGCACATTACCTTCCAGTGCTTTTTTGCTGCATTCTACTTGGCAGTCAGTGCGGACACATCAGCAGCCTCCCTCAGGCACCTCTTCAGCTGTGGCCGGCTGGGCAGCTCACTGGTGGTTAGGCTGCTGCCCACTCTATGTATCCAGGGCTCCAGAGTCAGGAAGGGCAGCAAAGCGGCTCTATTACAGAAGGCTGAGCCTCACAACCTACAGATCACAGCAGCCTTCCTAGCGGGTCTGTTGTCCAAGGAGCATTGGGACCTCTTGGCTGCGTGCCAGATCTCTAAGAAGGTGCTGCTCCAGCGCCAGGCATGTGCCCGCTCATGTCTGGCCCAAAGCCTTCGTGAACACTTCCACAGCATCCCACCTGCCGTGCCTGGTGAGGCCAAGAGCATGCatgccatgcctggcttcatttGGCTTATCCGGAGCTTGTATGAGATGCAGGAGGAGCAATTGGCACAGGAGGCTGTGCGTCGATTGGACATTGGGCACCTGAAGTTGACATTTTGCAGAGTGGGCCCTGCAGAGTGTGCTGCCCTGGCCTTTGTGCTACGTCACCTCCAGCGGCCTGTGGCCCTGCAGCTGGACCACAACTCTGTTGGAGACGTTGGAGTGGAACAGCTGCTGCCTTGCCTTGGTGTCTGCACAGCTCTGTA TTTGCGAGATAACAATATCTCAGATCGAGGTGTCTGCACACTGATTGAGTATGCTCTCCACTGTGAGCAGCTGCAGAAGCTAGC TCTCTTCAACAACAAGCTCACAGACGGCTGTGCCTACTCCATGGCCAAGCTCCTTGCACACAGGCAGAACTTCTTGTCACTGAG GGTGGGGAACAATCACATTACAGCTGCTGGAGCCCAGGTGCTGGCCCAGGGGCTCAAGAGCAACACCTCCTTGCAGTTCCTGGG GTTCTGGGGCAACAGTGTGGGTGATAAGGGCACCCAAGCCCTGGCTGAAGCTTTGGCTGGTCACCAGAGCATCAAATGGCTCAG CCTGGTGGGGAACAACATTGGTAGTGAGGGTGCCCAGGCCCTCGCAATGATGCTGGAGAAGAACAAGTCACTGGAGGAACTCTG
- the Nod2 gene encoding nucleotide-binding oligomerization domain-containing protein 2 isoform X6, translating to MLLKSLVPLCLDKLAPKPLGCDMCSQEDFQAQRSQLVALLVSGSLEGFESILDWLLSWDVLSWEDYEGLSLPGQPLSHSARRLLDTVWNKGDWGCQKLLEAVQEAQANSHTLELHGCWDTHSIQPTRDLQSHRPAIVRGLYNHVEAMLELAREQGFLSQYECDEIRLPIFTSSQRARRLLDLATVKANGLAAFLLQHIKELPSPSLPYEAAECQRFASKLRTMVSAQSRFLSTYDGSENLCLEDIYTENILELRTEVGMAGALQKSPAILGLEELFGTHGHLNKDADTVLVVGEAGSGKSTLLQRLLLLWATGQNFQEFLFVFPFSCRQLQCMAKPLSLKTLLFEHCCWPDVGQHDVFQFLLDHPDRVLLTFDGLDEFKFRFTDRERHCSPTDPTSVQTLLFNLLQGNLLKNAHKVLTSRPDAVSALLRKFVRIECHLKGFSEEGIEQYLRKHHREPGVADRLIHLLQATSALHGLCHLPVFSWMVSRCHQELLLQNGGFPTTSTDMYLLILQHFLLHASPPDSYPLSLGPGLLQSRLSTLLHLGHLALQGLALSCYVFSAQQLQEAQVDADDISLGFLVRAQNVVPGSKTPLEFLHITFQCFFAAFYLAVSADTSAASLRHLFSCGRLGSSLVVRLLPTLCIQGSRVRKGSKAALLQKAEPHNLQITAAFLAGLLSKEHWDLLAACQISKKVLLQRQACARSCLAQSLREHFHSIPPAVPGEAKSMHAMPGFIWLIRSLYEMQEEQLAQEAVRRLDIGHLKLTFCRVGPAECAALAFVLRHLQRPVALQLDHNSVGDVGVEQLLPCLGVCTALYLRDNNISDRGVCTLIEYALHCEQLQKLALFNNKLTDGCAYSMAKLLAHRQNFLSLRVGNNHITAAGAQVLAQGLKSNTSLQFLGFWGNSVGDKGTQALAEALAGHQSIKWLSLVGNNIGSEGAQALAMMLEKNKSLEELCLEENHVCDEGVYFLTEGLKRNSSLKILKYHFLSSLQAPREHLLSGGN from the exons GTTGTGACATGTGCTCACAGGAAgacttccaggcacagaggagccagctggtggcactgttggtCTCGGGGTCCTTGGAGGGCTTTGAGAGCATCTTGGACTGGCTGCTATCCTGGGATGTGCTGTCCTGGGAGGACTATGAGGGCCTTAGCCTCCCTGGCCAACCTCTCTCCCATTCTGCCAGGCGCCTACTGGACACAGTCTGGAACAAGGGTGATTGGGGCTGTCAGAAGCTCCTTGAAGCTGTCCAGGAGGCCCAGGCCAACAGTCATACTCTGGAACTGCATGGCTGCTGGGACACTCACTCCATTCAACCAACCAGAGACCTGCAGAGTCACCGGCCAGCCATTGTCCGGGGACTCTACAACCATGTAGAAGCCATGCTGGAGCTGGCAAGAGAGCAAGGATTCCTGAGCCAGTATGAATGTGATGAGATCAGGCTGCCAATCTTCACATCATCCCAGAGG GCAAGAAGGCTGCTTGACCTTGCCACAGTGAAGGCAAATGGACTGGCTGCCTTCCTTCTACAGCACATCAAAGAACTGCCTTCACCATCCCTGCCTTATGAAG CTGCTGAGTGTCAGAGGTTCGCATCGAAGCTGAGGACCATGGTGTCAGCCCAGTCTCGCTTCCTCAGTACTTATGATGGGTCAGAGAATCTTTGCCTGGAGGATATATACACGGAGAACATCTTGGAGCTGCGGACAGAAGTGGGCATGGCTGGGGCCCTGCAGAAGAGCCCTGCCATCCTGGGCCTGGAGGAACTCTTTGGTACACATGGCCATCTGAACAAAGATGCAGACACTGTACTGGTGGTGGGGGAAGCAGGCAGTGGCAAGAGCACTCTCCTGCAGCGGTTGCTCTTGTTGTGGGCAACAGGGCAGAACTTTCAGGAGTTTCTCTTCGTTTTCCCGTTCAGCTGCCGGCAGCTGCAATGCATGGCCAAACCCCTGTCTCTAAAGACGCTGCTCTTTGAGCATTGTTGTTGGCCTGATGTTGGTCAGCATGATGTCTTCCAGTTCCTCCTTGACCATCCCGACCGTGTCCTGTTAACCTTTGATGGTTTGGATGAGTTCAAGTTCCGGTTCACAGACCGGGAGCGTCACTGCTCTCCAACTGACCCCACGTCAGTCCAGACTCTGCTTTTTAACCTTCTTCAGGGGAACCTGTTGAAGAATGCTCACAAGGTGCTGACCAGTCGTCCAGATGCTGTGTCAGCTCTTCTCAGGAAGTTCGTCCGGATAGAGTGCCACCTCAAGGGCTtctcagaagaaggcattgaacAGTACCTGAGAAAGCATCACCGGGAACCTGGAGTGGCAGACCGCCTCATCCACCTGCTCCAAGCCACATCGGCCCTGCATGGTTTGTGCCACCTCCCTGTCTTCTCATGGATGGTGTCCAGATGCCACCAGGAACTGTTGTTGCAGAATGGGGGGTTCCCAACGACCAGCACGGACATGTACCTCCTGATCCTACAGCATTTCCTTCTGCATGCCTCCCCTCCAGATTCCTACCCCCTCAGCCTGGGACCTGGTCTCCTTCAAAGCCGGCTCTCCACCCTCCTGCACCTTGGCCACCTGGCTCTCCAGGGACTGGCCCTGAGCTGCTACGTGTTCTCAGCCCAGCAGCTCCAGGAGGCACAAGTTGACGCTGATGATATTTCTCTTGGTTTCCTGGTACGTGCCCAAAATGTGGTGCCTGGGAGCAAGACACCCCTGGAATTTCTGCACATTACCTTCCAGTGCTTTTTTGCTGCATTCTACTTGGCAGTCAGTGCGGACACATCAGCAGCCTCCCTCAGGCACCTCTTCAGCTGTGGCCGGCTGGGCAGCTCACTGGTGGTTAGGCTGCTGCCCACTCTATGTATCCAGGGCTCCAGAGTCAGGAAGGGCAGCAAAGCGGCTCTATTACAGAAGGCTGAGCCTCACAACCTACAGATCACAGCAGCCTTCCTAGCGGGTCTGTTGTCCAAGGAGCATTGGGACCTCTTGGCTGCGTGCCAGATCTCTAAGAAGGTGCTGCTCCAGCGCCAGGCATGTGCCCGCTCATGTCTGGCCCAAAGCCTTCGTGAACACTTCCACAGCATCCCACCTGCCGTGCCTGGTGAGGCCAAGAGCATGCatgccatgcctggcttcatttGGCTTATCCGGAGCTTGTATGAGATGCAGGAGGAGCAATTGGCACAGGAGGCTGTGCGTCGATTGGACATTGGGCACCTGAAGTTGACATTTTGCAGAGTGGGCCCTGCAGAGTGTGCTGCCCTGGCCTTTGTGCTACGTCACCTCCAGCGGCCTGTGGCCCTGCAGCTGGACCACAACTCTGTTGGAGACGTTGGAGTGGAACAGCTGCTGCCTTGCCTTGGTGTCTGCACAGCTCTGTA TTTGCGAGATAACAATATCTCAGATCGAGGTGTCTGCACACTGATTGAGTATGCTCTCCACTGTGAGCAGCTGCAGAAGCTAGC TCTCTTCAACAACAAGCTCACAGACGGCTGTGCCTACTCCATGGCCAAGCTCCTTGCACACAGGCAGAACTTCTTGTCACTGAG GGTGGGGAACAATCACATTACAGCTGCTGGAGCCCAGGTGCTGGCCCAGGGGCTCAAGAGCAACACCTCCTTGCAGTTCCTGGG GTTCTGGGGCAACAGTGTGGGTGATAAGGGCACCCAAGCCCTGGCTGAAGCTTTGGCTGGTCACCAGAGCATCAAATGGCTCAG CCTGGTGGGGAACAACATTGGTAGTGAGGGTGCCCAGGCCCTCGCAATGATGCTGGAGAAGAACAAGTCACTGGAGGAACTCTG
- the Nod2 gene encoding nucleotide-binding oligomerization domain-containing protein 2 isoform X4: MLLKSLVPLCLDKLAPKPLGCDMCSQEDFQAQRSQLVALLVSGSLEGFESILDWLLSWDVLSWEDYEGLSLPGQPLSHSARRLLDTVWNKGDWGCQKLLEAVQEAQANSHTLELHGCWDTHSIQPTRDLQSHRPAIVRGLYNHVEAMLELAREQGFLSQYECDEIRLPIFTSSQRARRLLDLATVKANGLAAFLLQHIKELPSPSLPYEAAECQRFASKLRTMVSAQSRFLSTYDGSENLCLEDIYTENILELRTEVGMAGALQKSPAILGLEELFGTHGHLNKDADTVLVVGEAGSGKSTLLQRLLLLWATGQNFQEFLFVFPFSCRQLQCMAKPLSLKTLLFEHCCWPDVGQHDVFQFLLDHPDRVLLTFDGLDEFKFRFTDRERHCSPTDPTSVQTLLFNLLQGNLLKNAHKVLTSRPDAVSALLRKFVRIECHLKGFSEEGIEQYLRKHHREPGVADRLIHLLQATSALHGLCHLPVFSWMVSRCHQELLLQNGGFPTTSTDMYLLILQHFLLHASPPDSYPLSLGPGLLQSRLSTLLHLGHLALQGLALSCYVFSAQQLQEAQVDADDISLGFLVRAQNVVPGSKTPLEFLHITFQCFFAAFYLAVSADTSAASLRHLFSCGRLGSSLVVRLLPTLCIQGSRVRKGSKAALLQKAEPHNLQITAAFLAGLLSKEHWDLLAACQISKKVLLQRQACARSCLAQSLREHFHSIPPAVPGEAKSMHAMPGFIWLIRSLYEMQEEQLAQEAVRRLDIGHLKLTFCRVGPAECAALAFVLRHLQRPVALQLDHNSVGDVGVEQLLPCLGVCTALYLRDNNISDRGVCTLIEYALHCEQLQKLALFNNKLTDGCAYSMAKLLAHRQNFLSLRVGNNHITAAGAQVLAQGLKSNTSLQFLGFWGNSVGDKGTQALAEALAGHQSIKWLSLVGNNIGSEGAQALAMMLEKNKSLEELCLEENHVCDEGVYFLTEGLKRNSSLKILKLRGNTFSLEEIETLSSSDSRLLL; the protein is encoded by the exons GTTGTGACATGTGCTCACAGGAAgacttccaggcacagaggagccagctggtggcactgttggtCTCGGGGTCCTTGGAGGGCTTTGAGAGCATCTTGGACTGGCTGCTATCCTGGGATGTGCTGTCCTGGGAGGACTATGAGGGCCTTAGCCTCCCTGGCCAACCTCTCTCCCATTCTGCCAGGCGCCTACTGGACACAGTCTGGAACAAGGGTGATTGGGGCTGTCAGAAGCTCCTTGAAGCTGTCCAGGAGGCCCAGGCCAACAGTCATACTCTGGAACTGCATGGCTGCTGGGACACTCACTCCATTCAACCAACCAGAGACCTGCAGAGTCACCGGCCAGCCATTGTCCGGGGACTCTACAACCATGTAGAAGCCATGCTGGAGCTGGCAAGAGAGCAAGGATTCCTGAGCCAGTATGAATGTGATGAGATCAGGCTGCCAATCTTCACATCATCCCAGAGG GCAAGAAGGCTGCTTGACCTTGCCACAGTGAAGGCAAATGGACTGGCTGCCTTCCTTCTACAGCACATCAAAGAACTGCCTTCACCATCCCTGCCTTATGAAG CTGCTGAGTGTCAGAGGTTCGCATCGAAGCTGAGGACCATGGTGTCAGCCCAGTCTCGCTTCCTCAGTACTTATGATGGGTCAGAGAATCTTTGCCTGGAGGATATATACACGGAGAACATCTTGGAGCTGCGGACAGAAGTGGGCATGGCTGGGGCCCTGCAGAAGAGCCCTGCCATCCTGGGCCTGGAGGAACTCTTTGGTACACATGGCCATCTGAACAAAGATGCAGACACTGTACTGGTGGTGGGGGAAGCAGGCAGTGGCAAGAGCACTCTCCTGCAGCGGTTGCTCTTGTTGTGGGCAACAGGGCAGAACTTTCAGGAGTTTCTCTTCGTTTTCCCGTTCAGCTGCCGGCAGCTGCAATGCATGGCCAAACCCCTGTCTCTAAAGACGCTGCTCTTTGAGCATTGTTGTTGGCCTGATGTTGGTCAGCATGATGTCTTCCAGTTCCTCCTTGACCATCCCGACCGTGTCCTGTTAACCTTTGATGGTTTGGATGAGTTCAAGTTCCGGTTCACAGACCGGGAGCGTCACTGCTCTCCAACTGACCCCACGTCAGTCCAGACTCTGCTTTTTAACCTTCTTCAGGGGAACCTGTTGAAGAATGCTCACAAGGTGCTGACCAGTCGTCCAGATGCTGTGTCAGCTCTTCTCAGGAAGTTCGTCCGGATAGAGTGCCACCTCAAGGGCTtctcagaagaaggcattgaacAGTACCTGAGAAAGCATCACCGGGAACCTGGAGTGGCAGACCGCCTCATCCACCTGCTCCAAGCCACATCGGCCCTGCATGGTTTGTGCCACCTCCCTGTCTTCTCATGGATGGTGTCCAGATGCCACCAGGAACTGTTGTTGCAGAATGGGGGGTTCCCAACGACCAGCACGGACATGTACCTCCTGATCCTACAGCATTTCCTTCTGCATGCCTCCCCTCCAGATTCCTACCCCCTCAGCCTGGGACCTGGTCTCCTTCAAAGCCGGCTCTCCACCCTCCTGCACCTTGGCCACCTGGCTCTCCAGGGACTGGCCCTGAGCTGCTACGTGTTCTCAGCCCAGCAGCTCCAGGAGGCACAAGTTGACGCTGATGATATTTCTCTTGGTTTCCTGGTACGTGCCCAAAATGTGGTGCCTGGGAGCAAGACACCCCTGGAATTTCTGCACATTACCTTCCAGTGCTTTTTTGCTGCATTCTACTTGGCAGTCAGTGCGGACACATCAGCAGCCTCCCTCAGGCACCTCTTCAGCTGTGGCCGGCTGGGCAGCTCACTGGTGGTTAGGCTGCTGCCCACTCTATGTATCCAGGGCTCCAGAGTCAGGAAGGGCAGCAAAGCGGCTCTATTACAGAAGGCTGAGCCTCACAACCTACAGATCACAGCAGCCTTCCTAGCGGGTCTGTTGTCCAAGGAGCATTGGGACCTCTTGGCTGCGTGCCAGATCTCTAAGAAGGTGCTGCTCCAGCGCCAGGCATGTGCCCGCTCATGTCTGGCCCAAAGCCTTCGTGAACACTTCCACAGCATCCCACCTGCCGTGCCTGGTGAGGCCAAGAGCATGCatgccatgcctggcttcatttGGCTTATCCGGAGCTTGTATGAGATGCAGGAGGAGCAATTGGCACAGGAGGCTGTGCGTCGATTGGACATTGGGCACCTGAAGTTGACATTTTGCAGAGTGGGCCCTGCAGAGTGTGCTGCCCTGGCCTTTGTGCTACGTCACCTCCAGCGGCCTGTGGCCCTGCAGCTGGACCACAACTCTGTTGGAGACGTTGGAGTGGAACAGCTGCTGCCTTGCCTTGGTGTCTGCACAGCTCTGTA TTTGCGAGATAACAATATCTCAGATCGAGGTGTCTGCACACTGATTGAGTATGCTCTCCACTGTGAGCAGCTGCAGAAGCTAGC TCTCTTCAACAACAAGCTCACAGACGGCTGTGCCTACTCCATGGCCAAGCTCCTTGCACACAGGCAGAACTTCTTGTCACTGAG GGTGGGGAACAATCACATTACAGCTGCTGGAGCCCAGGTGCTGGCCCAGGGGCTCAAGAGCAACACCTCCTTGCAGTTCCTGGG GTTCTGGGGCAACAGTGTGGGTGATAAGGGCACCCAAGCCCTGGCTGAAGCTTTGGCTGGTCACCAGAGCATCAAATGGCTCAG CCTGGTGGGGAACAACATTGGTAGTGAGGGTGCCCAGGCCCTCGCAATGATGCTGGAGAAGAACAAGTCACTGGAGGAACTCTG